The Vigna unguiculata cultivar IT97K-499-35 chromosome 1, ASM411807v1, whole genome shotgun sequence nucleotide sequence TCGATAATAAATGACATGTATTTAAAGTGTAACTACTGAGAATAAATGGAGAGTTTAGAAATGATAAATGCACGAGGAATTCAAAGGGACTGAACGAGGGAAGTGGTATAAAAGAGACCCGAGGAAGGGAAAAGAGACAAACTACTTTCAAGTATTTCTAGAGATCAGATATTGACAATTTTTCTAGAACATGTTGGCACCTACTGATATAATCTTATTCAGaaaagagtatgatcgtttctaaatttgaatcctcaagagacacaacaaaaataaatcagagaagaactcGGAATAATACAGAGATGGATGACGCCACAATCTaacagattgataagtcaagtgaaaattcgtcacaaagatgttaatatttgataagAACATAAGCCTTAAGCCAAtaacaaagagaatcctctctttaaataaaattcaatatatgactaaaagtgtctacatcAGTTTTTGGTACTTCTATAGATAGGCACATAACCTTgaaaccctacaagaaggccctaagcctaaaaacataaaaacataaactaattcacaaaagaaagcccaaatgtaaaaaatatagaaacataactaatttctaaaaaagGAAACCCAAAgtccaaaaacataaactaagtTCTTAAGAACTATCCTTCAATGTGCTCCAAgtcatgatcttcatatcctttaAATTTCCAGTTACTTGTAGCATAAGGAGCCTTGGATAGATTTGATCTTTCAATCTCTTGCTCCTtgccttgtcataggtcctttgaattgtaaaggttcatcttcaagtttttCTTCTATGGAATCTAGGGATATTCCTCTATCGTTCCCTCCTTCTTGAAGcaaatttgtcctcaaattcgaACCTACATTAAATGGAGACAAGTCATTAATATTCATTCTTCTAGGCATTGTCATTGATTCTTTAAGAAGTTGAAATGATTCATCTACTCTTGGTAAAAGTTTAGATTGCCTTTTAGAAGGAAATCTCTCCTTCCTTAAGTGAACCCACACCCAATCGTCAAGTTCAAACTTGATCTTCTTCCTCCCTTGGTTATCCTTAGAGGCTAACTTCTccatcttcttttctatttgggCCTTTAACTCTTTATGCAAGTTCCTCACAAAATTTGCTTTGGCAAGTCCATTTTTGTTAGTCATAGAATAAATATCGGGTAAAGGTAACAAATCTAACGGAGTTAAAGGATTAAAGCCATATACTACTTCAAAAGGAGACATCTGAGTAGTGGAATGAGCTACCCTATTATAAGCAAACTCCACATGAGGTAACCACTCCACccaagttttcaaatttttgtttacaaaacatTTAAGGAGTGCGAAAGAGTTCTATTTACCACTTATGCCTACCCATCTGTTTGAGGATGACATGTTGTAGAGAAGAGAAGCTTGGTACCTAACTTACCCCACAAGACCATCCAAAAATAGCTAACAAAAATTTGACATCCTATCTGATACAATGCTCCTTGGAGTGCCATGTAATCTTACCActtctttgaaaaataaattggccACATGATTGACATCACTCTcgtggcaaggaatgaaatagGCCATCTTTGAGAACCTATCAACCACAACGAAAGCATATTTTCCCCCTTTGGACCATGGAAGACCCAAAACAAAATTCATAGAAATATTGATTCAAGGAGAGTTAGGAACAAGTAAGGGCATAAACATCCCATGATGCATAGAGTTAGATTTAGCATGCTTACAAGTGATACATTTATTACAAAAAGAGTGCATATAATGTTTCATGTGAGGCCAAAAGAAATGATATTTCAATATGTCTAAGGTCTTTTGAACCCCAAAATGTCCCATTAATCCTTCTTCATGAGCTTCTTTTACAAATAATTCCCTCATTAAACCTTTAGGCACACATAACTTAGTTCCTTTGAAAAGAAGATCATCATGcctgaaaaaaaatttaaaagctcacttttctcaatttttataaatttcaccAAAATCATGATCATCATCATACAATGCCTTAAACAATTCAAAACTAAGTATTTTAGTTTCAGCCATGGATAATAATTCATGATCTTAGATAATGCATTAGCCACAACATTTGTCTTACCTTGTACATGCTTAACAACATAAGAAAATTGTTCAATAAATTGTATCCAGTTGGCatgtattttattaagtttaccTTGgcacttaatatatatataagggatTCATCATCACTATAAATTACAAATTCCTAAGGAAGCAAATAATGTTGCCAAGTATGCAAAGCTCTAACTAGGGTGAATACCTCTTTATCATAAGTGGAATAGTTTCCCACCGCCCCTTTCAACCTTTCACTGAAATAGGCTATAGGATGCCTTTCTTGCAAGAGAACACCTTATATGCCCACATTTGAAGCATCACACTGTAAGACccgctaaatttaaataattaaataatcaattatttaattaaagtgagTGAGagaagcctttaaggcattaaaTGCTAACCTTCATGATgtagaaaagtactagctcaagtggttgagagtactttggttgtgtgagaggacttgggtttgattcctatgtatgccatttgtgcaggatttaattctatttatttaattctgtttatttctttttctaatatgTATTGTGCGTGAGTAAGAAGATGGCAATTGAGTTATACTAGTTGGCATGATGATTTGATATTGATTTGACGATTTCATGGTTATGGGTTCTAGCCTTGGGGAACacctaaattaaacttaatatttttttggtagATGTGGACGGAATGGGAAGGGTTAGGGGAAACCCTAACTGATCTAGCAGCCAAGGAAGGTTGAAAAACAGTCATGAAGGGGTCATGAATGGCCATTAACCATTAATTAAGGGAGAAACCCGTTTTTGCCTCATTAACCTAAATTTAAGCATTGTTTAAAAGATGAAAGTGGAGTATTAAGAAGGGTTTTGCCACGGCTGAGTATATACCAGAAAGAGAGCACGAAAAGAGAGTAATTAGTAGTGTTGGGAGAGGTTTGAGTCTGAATTGGTAGAAGGGCAAGAGGGAGATTGGCAAACAAGGAAGAAGTAGCACATTTAACAAAttgagcaaggaatccaggttaggggagttccttatgcatgttttattttgaatcgTATGAAAATTGTGTTATGGGCATGCTTGAATTGTGAAATATCTCAATTCTGATTTGGATCGcattttctggatttttccagaaaccgccggGCGGCGTATGaattgccgccaggcggcacatgcgATTTCACTTGTTTCTGGGTTTTCTCCATGAACCGCCTGGTGGCAGAGGATGAACTACCAGGCGGCACAAGCACTGTGACGctgttttttgttgttttggacCTGTTTGGGATACCTATGATGTCGTTGTAATGTTTATAAGTTGAAAGTGAAATTTTACGAATATAATTGACTGTGTATATTGTGGTTGCGTTGGAATGCATGAACTTTATCTGAAATTGGGGGTTAGGATTATGATGGCCTCAGTGATAAACAACATAAATCATGTAAATGCTTGGTGGGGTTGGCTTTGCAGAATTGAGATTAATATATTTGATGTATGAATTTGGGATGATgctttgatataaaattatgtcTGTATGAAGGGGAAAATTTGATAGGCAAGTTTGGGTGCGTTTCGGTGCAGGAAAATAATCTGGAGATTTCCAAATatgtatgcaccgcctggcggtgcgtgatctgccgccaggcggtctggtaGTGCAGTGGGCGTTATACAGTTCTAAATGGGCGTCATGTCATTGGGGTTAAACAGGCAAGTTATAAAGGTatgatttaaagaaaatttaatagaaaaggaaaaatttgaGTTAAATGGGACTAAGGGGAGATTGAGATAAATGAAGATGTGAAGTGTGATATAAATAGTAATGATCTTTTAAACGTGTGGGTGTATGTGGTAAGACAAATTCAATTGGTATGTTAATTTGATAATAAGAGTGAGATGGGGGTATATGAAGTGGTATGGTTGGTGTAATCTTTCCTTAGGCATGTTTTGTGGTTGTGAACTGTTGGTATGGTACATATGTAATATGGATTAAAGTGTGGTGTCATGCTTTATATAAATTCCAGAATGTGTGGTTTTATGAATGGGAGTATGCGGAATGTATGAGACATATTTAAAAGGGGTAAACGGGGGTGAGTATGGATGCATGATAATATTGGATTGGTTGCCATGTCTAAACGAGTGTGATGTAATTTGGTATAGATATATGACTGGTAAATCATAATTGTGTTATACTTGGGTGATTGGTATGTTTGGAGATCCTTTGGGATCTGTTTAGGTGCTCAAAAACTAGTAGCAGTGTgctactggtatagcgcctggcggcgtgaGTGAGCCGCCAGGCAGATGGGAAATAAATCAATGACAGTGGTCACAGCGGGAGCAGAGCGCTCGGTGGTGGGCGATGGatgcgccaggcggtgacgacgAGGtagggcgcctggcggtgtggtGGTGTCCGCTAGGCGGTGGCGGTACTGAGAGGGTACTACaggcgcgtggcgcctggcggcgtgtgatgcctgccaggcggtctggagctaAGTTCCGCCTAGCGGCGTGTGATGCGCGCCAAGCGGTTTTGGTCTAGTGATGGTGCGCGA carries:
- the LOC114189203 gene encoding uncharacterized protein LOC114189203, with the translated sequence MSPFEVVYGFNPLTPLDLLPLPDIYSMTNKNGLAKANFVRNLHKELKAQIEKKMEKLASKDNQGRKKIKFELDDWVWVHLRKERFPSKRQSKLLPRVDESFQLLKESMTMPRRMNINDLSPFNVGSNLRTNLLQEGGNDRGISLDSIEEKLEDEPLQFKGPMTRQGARD